A portion of the Mesobacillus sp. AQ2 genome contains these proteins:
- the mtnN gene encoding 5'-methylthioadenosine/S-adenosylhomocysteine nucleosidase, producing the protein MRIGIIGAMDEEVDLLRSKMEDIEEINLAGSEFYNGKIDNQEVVLLKSGIGKVNAAMGTALLIEKFHPDVIINTGSAGGFHKELNVGDVVISTEVRHHDVDVTIFGYEYGQVPRMPAYFSPDDNLVSVAEKSAEKINDIQVVKGLIASGDSFMNDPERVEFIRSKMPELYAAEMEAAAIAQVAHQFQVPFVIIRSLSDIAGKDSNVSFDQFLETAAKNSAELILLMLEELKNNG; encoded by the coding sequence ATGAGAATTGGAATTATCGGTGCAATGGATGAAGAAGTGGATTTGCTTCGCAGTAAAATGGAAGACATCGAAGAGATTAATCTTGCCGGAAGTGAATTTTACAATGGCAAGATTGATAACCAGGAAGTTGTACTGCTAAAGTCGGGAATTGGGAAAGTAAATGCGGCAATGGGAACAGCCTTGTTGATTGAAAAGTTCCATCCTGATGTCATCATCAACACAGGGTCGGCCGGCGGTTTCCATAAGGAGCTGAATGTCGGTGATGTCGTCATCTCAACTGAGGTAAGACACCATGACGTAGATGTGACAATCTTTGGGTATGAATATGGCCAGGTACCAAGGATGCCGGCTTATTTTTCACCGGATGACAACCTGGTAAGTGTCGCTGAAAAGAGCGCTGAAAAAATCAATGACATTCAGGTTGTGAAGGGCTTGATTGCATCTGGTGATTCATTTATGAACGATCCTGAAAGGGTTGAGTTCATCAGAAGCAAGATGCCTGAGTTGTATGCTGCGGAAATGGAGGCAGCAGCAATCGCTCAGGTTGCCCATCAATTTCAAGTGCCATTTGTCATCATCAGGTCTTTATCAGACATTGCAGGGAAAGACTCGAATGTCTCATTCGATCAATTCCTTGAAACGGCCGCTAAAAATTCCGCAGAACTAATCTTACTAATGTTAGAGGAGTTGAAGAATAATGGTTAA
- a CDS encoding DUF2750 domain-containing protein → MNQKEFEAVIRQPAKIRYEYFIKKAADYEEVWGLYHDGWATAKDEMERLLLPLFPNEKFAEAFVKDEWEACTPKRIELEDLLEKWIPGMKADGIKPSNFPADIDSAVVDVDVLQQSLLAELENY, encoded by the coding sequence ATGAACCAAAAAGAATTTGAGGCTGTAATACGGCAGCCTGCTAAGATTAGATACGAGTACTTTATCAAAAAAGCCGCAGATTATGAAGAGGTTTGGGGCCTATACCATGATGGATGGGCAACCGCTAAGGATGAGATGGAAAGGTTATTGCTGCCATTATTCCCTAATGAAAAATTCGCTGAAGCCTTTGTAAAGGACGAATGGGAAGCTTGCACCCCAAAAAGGATTGAGCTGGAGGATTTGCTTGAAAAATGGATACCAGGGATGAAGGCTGATGGAATCAAGCCCTCGAATTTTCCTGCGGACATAGACTCTGCAGTGGTGGATGTCGACGTCTTACAACAGTCTTTGTTGGCTGAGCTTGAAAATTATTGA
- a CDS encoding xanthine phosphoribosyltransferase, whose protein sequence is MEQLIEKIKNDGSVLSSSILKVDSFLNHQIDPQLMNEIGSEFAKRFAGSGVTKIVTIESSGIAPAVMAGLHLKVPVIFARKRKSLTLVNDLITASVYSFTKKESNDIAVSSKFLSEQDKVLIIDDFLANGQAALGLAEIVNKAKASIAGIGIVIEKGFQDGGRLLQEKGYRVESLAVIQSLENGIVEIENTEEGKAELTR, encoded by the coding sequence ATGGAACAGCTTATTGAAAAAATCAAAAACGATGGCAGTGTCCTTTCTTCATCCATTCTTAAAGTTGACTCTTTCCTGAATCACCAGATTGACCCACAGCTTATGAATGAAATTGGATCAGAATTTGCAAAAAGATTTGCTGGATCAGGGGTTACGAAAATTGTAACCATCGAATCATCTGGTATAGCACCAGCTGTCATGGCAGGGCTTCACTTAAAAGTACCAGTGATTTTTGCAAGGAAAAGAAAATCTCTTACTCTTGTAAATGACCTGATTACAGCTTCTGTTTACTCCTTTACCAAAAAAGAGAGCAATGACATTGCAGTGTCCAGCAAATTTCTTTCTGAACAAGATAAGGTATTAATTATTGATGATTTTCTCGCAAATGGACAAGCCGCATTGGGGCTGGCAGAAATAGTGAACAAAGCCAAAGCCTCGATTGCAGGTATTGGAATCGTGATTGAAAAAGGATTTCAGGATGGCGGACGTTTGTTGCAGGAAAAAGGCTACCGGGTAGAATCACTGGCAGTCATTCAATCTCTTGAAAACGGCATAGTAGAAATTGAAAATACAGAAGAAGGAAAGGCGGAACTAACACGATGA
- a CDS encoding nucleobase:cation symporter-2 family protein, translating to MRQNPFKIASLGIQHVLAMYAGAVIVPLIVGGALGLSGEQLTYLVSIDIFMCGIATLLQVWRNKFFGIGLPVMLGCTFTAVGPMIAIGGQYGISAIYGSILISGIFVVAISKFFGKLVRFFPPVVTGSVVTIIGITLIPVAMNNMAGGQGSPDFGSLSNIGLAFGTLLFIILLFRFSKGFIRAIAILLGLVAGTIVAYFMGLVDFSAVKEASWFHMPAPFYFGLPTFEVSAILTMILVAVVSLVESTGVYFALGDICDEKLEEKDLENGYRAEGLAIILGALFNAFPYTTYSQNVGLLQMSGVKSKNVIYTAGFFLVLLGLMPKIGALTTIIPTPVLGGAMVAMFGMVVAYGIKMLSKVEFSSQENLLIIACSVGMGLGVTAVPELFSQMPSSIRILTDNGIVAGSLTAIALNLVFNVFKENKKVQQTTFAGQKAS from the coding sequence ATGAGACAGAATCCATTTAAAATTGCTTCATTAGGAATCCAGCATGTATTGGCCATGTACGCAGGTGCTGTAATTGTACCGTTGATTGTCGGGGGCGCCCTCGGACTTTCGGGAGAACAACTAACTTATTTGGTTTCAATTGATATCTTTATGTGCGGTATCGCTACGCTTCTGCAGGTTTGGCGGAATAAGTTTTTTGGAATCGGCCTCCCTGTCATGCTGGGCTGTACTTTTACAGCAGTAGGACCGATGATCGCCATTGGCGGACAGTACGGTATCTCTGCCATCTATGGTTCGATACTAATTTCAGGTATTTTTGTCGTTGCTATTTCAAAGTTCTTTGGGAAGCTAGTCCGGTTTTTCCCACCTGTGGTTACCGGTTCTGTTGTGACCATCATCGGAATCACCCTGATTCCAGTTGCAATGAATAATATGGCTGGCGGCCAGGGAAGTCCTGACTTTGGGTCCCTGTCGAATATCGGCCTTGCCTTTGGAACATTGCTTTTCATTATCCTTCTATTCCGTTTTTCCAAAGGTTTTATCCGTGCTATCGCCATTCTGCTCGGACTTGTGGCAGGAACGATTGTTGCTTATTTTATGGGACTTGTTGATTTTTCAGCTGTTAAGGAAGCTTCCTGGTTCCACATGCCAGCACCGTTTTACTTCGGCCTACCGACTTTCGAGGTATCAGCCATTCTGACGATGATCCTGGTTGCAGTGGTAAGTTTAGTGGAATCCACAGGAGTCTACTTTGCACTCGGAGATATCTGTGATGAAAAGCTTGAGGAAAAAGATCTGGAGAATGGTTATCGTGCAGAAGGGCTCGCGATCATTCTTGGTGCTCTCTTTAACGCGTTTCCCTATACAACTTATTCGCAAAATGTCGGCCTTCTACAAATGTCCGGGGTTAAGTCAAAAAATGTCATTTACACAGCAGGGTTCTTCCTGGTCCTCCTCGGATTGATGCCTAAAATCGGCGCATTGACCACGATCATCCCAACTCCAGTGCTTGGCGGAGCAATGGTAGCGATGTTCGGCATGGTCGTTGCCTACGGAATTAAAATGCTCAGCAAGGTCGAGTTCTCCTCACAGGAAAACCTATTAATCATTGCCTGTTCAGTTGGAATGGGCCTCGGAGTCACAGCAGTACCAGAGTTATTTTCACAGATGCCATCCAGCATCCGTATCTTGACAGACAACGGAATCGTCGCCGGAAGCCTGACAGCGATTGCCTTGAATCTAGTTTTTAATGTGTTTAAAGAAAACAAAAAAGTTCAACAAACCACATTTGCCGGACAAAAAGCTTCATAG
- a CDS encoding GNAT family N-acetyltransferase: protein MYQYFNGLVIREGTNGVPAGQVEKLFQDAGWSRNTPEWQKEKFTLIFRNSTWAFTVWDHNEMVGMVRVISDQIMAANIMDLAVLSEYRGKGIGKKLVQLCLQKLPHGDWFAHTSANNFTFYEKCGFEVKDLSQNGTCAYYGYIQARKDGHR, encoded by the coding sequence ATGTATCAGTATTTTAACGGATTGGTGATCCGCGAAGGTACAAATGGGGTTCCTGCAGGTCAGGTAGAGAAGTTATTCCAAGACGCTGGATGGTCAAGGAATACTCCTGAATGGCAAAAGGAGAAGTTTACATTGATATTTAGAAATTCTACCTGGGCTTTCACGGTATGGGACCATAATGAAATGGTTGGTATGGTCAGAGTCATTTCAGATCAAATTATGGCTGCAAATATTATGGATCTGGCTGTACTATCGGAGTACAGAGGAAAGGGTATCGGAAAGAAGCTAGTGCAGTTATGTCTTCAAAAATTGCCTCACGGAGACTGGTTTGCCCATACTTCAGCGAACAACTTCACTTTTTATGAAAAATGCGGTTTCGAGGTGAAGGATCTTAGTCAGAACGGGACTTGCGCCTATTATGGATATATTCAGGCGAGAAAAGACGGGCATAGATAG
- a CDS encoding response regulator, producing the protein MGKRVLVAEDEQRICQLLKMYLERESFEVEVANNGVTALEKAIQGSFDIIILDILMPGKDGFTVLEEIRKTKATPVIMLSAKGEANDLKRGEELGASDYILKPFSPKDVVSKIKDLV; encoded by the coding sequence ATGGGGAAGAGAGTATTGGTTGCAGAGGATGAGCAGAGGATTTGCCAACTGCTAAAGATGTACCTAGAGAGGGAGTCTTTTGAGGTTGAGGTTGCAAACAATGGTGTAACAGCACTGGAGAAAGCAATCCAAGGGTCCTTTGATATCATCATTCTTGACATTTTAATGCCTGGAAAAGATGGTTTCACAGTCTTGGAAGAAATCAGAAAAACCAAAGCCACGCCCGTGATCATGCTTTCTGCTAAAGGGGAAGCAAATGACCTTAAACGAGGGGAAGAATTAGGGGCCAGCGATTATATTTTAAAGCCCTTCAGCCCAAAGGATGTAGTGTCAAAAATAAAGGATTTAGTATAA
- a CDS encoding Type 1 glutamine amidotransferase-like domain-containing protein has product MKKLVLLSEVSNNNPALVSRIGELMSQSPFKLAYVPSGTDKERMYFEKGKRELEKLGVSDFLYFDVDQEFDESKLEEFKGCDGIFLSGGNTFSFLKNLQERNMLKLISKMALEGKLLIGVSAGSMIMSHSIKIAAFLDENEVELDCLNGLGLVGFEFMPHGGRLEARHEKLLDYSALNDEGIYLCNDGDGIVIDNDKIEFYGELQEIRNCQFL; this is encoded by the coding sequence ATGAAAAAATTAGTACTGCTGAGTGAGGTCAGTAATAATAATCCAGCTCTGGTGAGCAGAATCGGGGAATTAATGTCTCAAAGTCCTTTTAAGCTTGCCTATGTCCCGTCGGGAACCGATAAGGAAAGAATGTATTTTGAAAAAGGGAAGCGGGAGCTGGAGAAGCTGGGTGTTTCGGACTTCTTATATTTCGATGTCGATCAGGAGTTCGATGAAAGTAAGCTGGAGGAATTCAAAGGTTGTGACGGGATTTTTTTGTCTGGCGGAAATACATTCTCCTTTTTGAAAAACCTTCAGGAACGGAATATGCTTAAACTGATAAGTAAGATGGCACTCGAGGGTAAGCTGTTAATCGGTGTCAGTGCAGGAAGCATGATCATGTCACATTCCATTAAAATAGCGGCATTTCTGGATGAAAATGAAGTGGAGTTAGATTGTCTGAATGGTTTGGGACTGGTAGGATTTGAATTCATGCCACATGGGGGCCGGCTGGAAGCTCGTCACGAAAAGCTATTGGATTATTCCGCCCTCAATGATGAAGGAATATACCTTTGTAACGATGGTGATGGTATCGTCATCGATAACGACAAAATAGAATTTTATGGAGAATTGCAGGAGATTCGGAACTGTCAGTTTTTATAA
- a CDS encoding S-ribosylhomocysteine lyase, protein MVKKMNVESFNLDHTKVAAPYVRLAGTTQGANGDVIHKYDIRFCQPNKEHMEMPGLHSLEHLMAENIRNHHDTVVDISPMGCQTGFYLSVINHDDYDNILNVLEKTLNDVLEADEVPACNEIQCGWAASHSLEGAKEIAAKMLEKKDEWRQVFAE, encoded by the coding sequence ATGGTTAAGAAAATGAATGTGGAAAGTTTTAATCTTGATCACACAAAAGTTGCTGCCCCATATGTCAGGCTAGCTGGGACAACTCAGGGTGCGAATGGGGATGTCATTCATAAGTATGACATCCGCTTCTGCCAGCCGAACAAGGAACATATGGAAATGCCAGGTCTTCACTCGCTGGAACATTTAATGGCTGAAAATATCCGCAACCATCATGATACAGTTGTAGACATCAGTCCTATGGGTTGCCAGACTGGATTCTACCTTTCTGTGATCAATCATGATGATTACGACAATATCCTCAATGTACTGGAAAAAACACTGAATGATGTACTTGAGGCAGATGAGGTGCCAGCATGCAACGAAATCCAGTGCGGCTGGGCTGCAAGCCACAGCTTAGAGGGTGCTAAAGAAATTGCTGCGAAAATGCTGGAAAAGAAAGATGAATGGCGCCAGGTTTTTGCTGAATAG
- a CDS encoding MFS transporter, with product MSKQYDEAAAAESQPEWLQAYVESPEKQKALYKRTLIIVVLSQIFGGAGLAAGITVGALLAKDMLGTDTVAGLPTALFTLGSAGAALVVGRLSQRYGRRAGLASGFLTGGIGAIGVIIAAVTNNIYLLFAALLVYGAGSATNLQARYAGTDLASAKQRATAVSIAMVSTTFGAVAGPNLVDVMGNFALSVGVPALSGPFILAAAAYIVAGLILLFFLRPDPFVVAREIALAERNARVARREFIEEEEATDKRGIAVAALIMVLTQMVMVAIMTMTPVHMGSHGHGLSAVGMVIGFHIGAMYLPSLLTGVLVDKIGRAAMAVASGVTLLASGVMAAVAPGESMLWITLALILLGLGWNFGLISGTALLVDATNPTNRAKMQGTIDVMVALSGASGGMLSGMVVANSSFAFLSLAGGVLSLVLIPFVIWSNKK from the coding sequence ATGTCAAAACAATATGATGAAGCAGCGGCGGCGGAGAGTCAGCCGGAGTGGCTGCAAGCTTACGTGGAATCTCCCGAAAAGCAGAAAGCTTTATATAAGAGGACATTAATCATCGTTGTCCTTTCACAGATTTTTGGGGGTGCAGGTCTCGCTGCTGGAATCACGGTAGGAGCGTTGCTGGCAAAGGATATGCTTGGCACTGATACTGTGGCCGGGCTTCCGACCGCTCTTTTTACCTTAGGATCGGCTGGGGCAGCCCTCGTAGTCGGAAGGCTTTCCCAGCGGTATGGACGGCGCGCCGGCCTGGCTTCCGGATTTTTGACGGGTGGAATCGGTGCAATTGGAGTCATTATTGCTGCTGTTACCAATAATATATATCTGCTGTTTGCAGCTCTGTTGGTTTATGGTGCAGGTAGTGCGACCAATTTGCAGGCTCGTTATGCAGGTACCGATTTAGCCAGTGCTAAACAGCGTGCGACAGCTGTCAGTATTGCAATGGTCTCAACAACGTTTGGTGCTGTGGCCGGTCCGAACCTTGTAGATGTTATGGGGAACTTCGCACTATCGGTAGGAGTTCCGGCTTTATCCGGACCTTTTATTTTGGCTGCTGCAGCTTATATTGTTGCAGGTCTGATCCTGTTATTTTTCCTTCGTCCTGACCCGTTTGTCGTTGCAAGGGAAATAGCGTTGGCAGAACGGAATGCAAGAGTCGCCAGACGGGAGTTTATCGAGGAAGAAGAAGCAACGGATAAACGGGGTATTGCCGTGGCTGCTCTGATCATGGTGTTGACCCAAATGGTGATGGTTGCGATCATGACCATGACACCAGTTCATATGGGGAGTCATGGCCATGGTTTGAGTGCAGTGGGGATGGTCATCGGTTTCCATATTGGAGCCATGTATCTTCCATCTTTACTGACAGGTGTGCTTGTGGATAAAATCGGACGCGCGGCAATGGCGGTTGCTTCAGGAGTTACATTGCTCGCTTCAGGCGTTATGGCTGCAGTTGCCCCGGGTGAGTCCATGCTCTGGATTACTTTGGCTCTCATCTTACTTGGGCTGGGCTGGAACTTCGGTTTGATCAGCGGTACAGCATTGCTAGTCGATGCAACAAATCCAACAAACCGGGCAAAAATGCAAGGAACGATTGATGTTATGGTCGCGTTGTCAGGAGCGTCTGGCGGGATGCTATCGGGCATGGTCGTGGCTAATTCGAGCTTTGCGTTCTTATCTCTGGCAGGCGGGGTACTATCGCTTGTGTTGATACCATTTGTGATTTGGTCGAATAAAAAATGA
- a CDS encoding bifunctional cystathionine gamma-lyase/homocysteine desulfhydrase has translation MKRKTKLIHGGIPGDKTTGAVSFPIYQVSTYKQEDVGVHSGYEYSRTGNPTRFALEELIKDLEDGKRGFAFGSGMAAITAVMMLFNSGDHIVLTDDVYGGTYRVMNKVLNRIGIESTFVDTTDLDAIKSAIQPNTKALYIETPTNPLLKVTDIKASAGLAKEHGLLTIVDNTFSTPYWQTPLNTGADIVLHSATKYLGGHSDVVAGLVVVNDEQLAEDLHFVQNSTGGILGPQDSWLLVRGIKTLGLRMEAHEANTKKIVEFLSDHKNVEKVYYPGLESHPQHTIAKEQAGGFGGMVSFDVGSAEKAAEVLRKLKYFTLAESLGAVESLISVPAKMTHASIPAERRAELGITDGLIRISVGIEDVEDLLEDLSQALQ, from the coding sequence ATGAAACGCAAAACAAAATTGATTCACGGTGGTATTCCAGGTGACAAAACAACTGGTGCTGTCTCCTTTCCAATATACCAGGTAAGTACTTACAAACAGGAAGATGTCGGGGTCCATAGCGGTTATGAATATTCAAGGACAGGGAACCCGACGAGGTTTGCCCTGGAAGAACTGATCAAGGACCTGGAAGACGGGAAGCGAGGATTTGCTTTTGGGTCAGGAATGGCTGCGATTACAGCCGTTATGATGCTATTTAATTCAGGAGACCATATTGTCCTGACAGATGACGTGTATGGCGGAACCTATCGGGTCATGAATAAAGTGCTTAACCGGATTGGCATAGAGTCAACATTTGTAGATACAACAGATCTCGATGCAATAAAGTCGGCGATCCAGCCAAACACAAAAGCCTTATATATCGAGACGCCAACAAATCCGCTTTTGAAGGTTACAGACATAAAGGCAAGTGCCGGATTGGCAAAAGAACATGGACTGTTGACAATAGTTGACAACACCTTTAGCACTCCATACTGGCAAACGCCGTTAAATACTGGTGCAGATATCGTCCTTCATTCGGCCACTAAATATCTTGGCGGCCATAGTGATGTGGTAGCTGGTCTGGTTGTCGTTAATGATGAACAGCTTGCTGAAGATCTTCATTTTGTCCAAAACTCGACCGGAGGGATATTAGGCCCTCAAGATTCCTGGCTATTAGTCAGGGGAATAAAGACCTTGGGCTTGCGAATGGAAGCGCATGAAGCGAACACGAAGAAAATCGTCGAGTTTCTATCTGATCATAAGAATGTGGAAAAAGTCTATTATCCAGGCCTCGAATCGCATCCCCAGCATACAATCGCCAAAGAACAGGCAGGCGGATTCGGCGGGATGGTCAGCTTTGATGTAGGGAGCGCTGAAAAAGCAGCAGAGGTACTTAGAAAACTAAAATATTTCACACTTGCTGAAAGTCTTGGGGCAGTCGAAAGCTTGATTTCCGTTCCGGCAAAAATGACCCACGCTTCTATTCCAGCAGAGAGAAGAGCAGAATTGGGAATTACCGACGGTCTGATCCGCATATCAGTCGGGATTGAAGATGTAGAGGACTTACTGGAGGATTTGAGTCAGGCGTTACAATAG
- a CDS encoding class I SAM-dependent methyltransferase, whose protein sequence is MGREFIPLFDDWAEFYDETVSGHDAEYKEVFEDYDRILHAVASKSTGTVLEFGVGTGNLTEKLISLGRVVYGVEPSKVMREKTKARFLDMDLYDGDFIHFPELPQKVDSIVSTYAFHHLTDEEKDSAIKLYSGLLEAEGKIVFADTAFLDEKDREERHRIVKEQGFNNLLEDLQREYYTTLEVLKHLFQKNGFEVRFEKMNPYVWLMEAVKVNKN, encoded by the coding sequence ATGGGGAGAGAATTTATCCCGTTGTTCGATGATTGGGCTGAATTTTATGACGAAACCGTATCAGGACATGATGCTGAGTATAAAGAAGTATTCGAAGATTATGATAGAATATTACATGCAGTAGCATCTAAGTCAACAGGGACAGTACTGGAGTTTGGAGTCGGAACAGGTAACCTGACAGAAAAGCTGATTTCTCTGGGAAGAGTGGTCTACGGTGTAGAACCTTCCAAAGTGATGAGGGAGAAAACGAAAGCAAGATTTTTGGATATGGACTTGTATGATGGAGATTTTATTCATTTCCCTGAATTACCCCAAAAAGTTGATTCCATCGTCAGCACCTATGCTTTTCATCATTTAACAGATGAAGAAAAGGATTCCGCAATCAAATTATATAGTGGATTGTTAGAGGCTGAAGGAAAGATTGTATTTGCTGATACCGCCTTTTTGGATGAAAAGGATCGCGAGGAAAGGCATCGCATCGTAAAAGAGCAGGGTTTCAATAATCTCCTTGAAGACCTTCAGCGTGAGTACTATACAACTCTTGAAGTACTGAAACATCTTTTTCAAAAAAACGGTTTTGAGGTTCGTTTTGAAAAGATGAATCCCTATGTTTGGCTGATGGAGGCTGTTAAGGTAAACAAAAATTAA
- a CDS encoding cysteine synthase family protein yields MTVYRSIHELVGHTPMIELTQFHLPAEVRLFAKLEYLNPGGSIKDRLGIDLLDEAFRTGKLASGGTLIEPTAGNTGIGLALAAINKGINVIFVVPEKFSLEKQAIMKALGAKIIHTPTSEGMEGAIRKADQLLSEIPNSYSPSQFSNPANPETYYKTLGPEIWDDLEGEIDIFVAGAGTGGTFMGTARFLKEKDPRVKTVIVEPEGSILNGGAAGSHKTEGIGMEFLPSYMDTSYFDEIHTVSDQDAFDRVKELAANEGILAASSSGAALHAALLEALKAPPGTKIVTIFPDGSERYLSKKIYEGGI; encoded by the coding sequence ATGACGGTTTACCGCAGTATCCATGAATTGGTTGGGCATACACCTATGATCGAACTTACCCAGTTCCATCTGCCTGCCGAAGTACGTCTTTTTGCAAAGCTGGAATATCTGAACCCGGGCGGCAGTATTAAAGACCGCCTGGGAATCGATTTACTCGACGAGGCATTCCGTACCGGGAAATTGGCATCCGGTGGCACATTGATTGAGCCGACTGCAGGAAATACCGGGATTGGGCTCGCATTAGCGGCGATCAACAAAGGCATTAATGTAATCTTTGTCGTCCCGGAAAAATTCAGCCTTGAAAAGCAGGCAATCATGAAGGCACTCGGTGCGAAAATCATCCATACGCCGACTTCGGAGGGAATGGAGGGAGCCATCCGAAAAGCAGACCAATTGCTTTCAGAAATCCCAAATTCCTATTCGCCGTCACAATTCTCCAATCCAGCCAACCCGGAAACCTACTATAAAACGTTAGGACCGGAAATTTGGGATGACTTGGAAGGGGAGATTGATATTTTCGTAGCTGGTGCTGGCACGGGAGGTACTTTCATGGGTACTGCAAGGTTTTTAAAAGAGAAGGACCCAAGAGTAAAGACGGTCATTGTTGAACCAGAAGGCTCGATTCTAAACGGGGGCGCAGCTGGCTCCCATAAAACAGAAGGCATAGGGATGGAATTTCTTCCGTCTTATATGGACACTTCTTATTTTGATGAGATTCATACTGTCTCAGATCAGGATGCATTTGATCGTGTGAAAGAACTTGCGGCTAATGAAGGAATACTTGCTGCGAGTTCATCTGGCGCAGCTCTTCATGCAGCATTACTGGAAGCACTGAAAGCCCCTCCAGGCACAAAAATCGTAACGATCTTTCCTGATGGAAGTGAGCGTTATTTGAGCAAAAAAATATACGAGGGGGGAATATAA